From Alloacidobacterium dinghuense:
GCCCGGACCGTCATTGCGCAACCCCCGATTCAATGCCATGGAGGAAATCATGCTGGGGATCGAACAAAGCGTTGGAGTCAAGGATGCGATGATCACGGCCTTTTGGGATGTTTTCTGTCAAGACACCAGTCTAGAGGCTGAGATCTCGGAGGTAATAGCAACAGTCCGAGTGTCAGAGTCTGCCTTCTATGAAGAATTTCAATCAAAAGAAGATCTCGTCTCAGCATTTCTGAAAGATCGCCATGTCATCTGGATGCGCTGGTTTGAGAACGAGATCGAGGCGAGTTACAAAGCCACTGGCGGCGGCCTGGAAATCATTGCTGACGTTTTACAGGCGGGGTTCGAAG
This genomic window contains:
- a CDS encoding TetR/AcrR family transcriptional regulator, coding for MEEIMLGIEQSVGVKDAMITAFWDVFCQDTSLEAEISEVIATVRVSESAFYEEFQSKEDLVSAFLKDRHVIWMRWFENEIEASYKATGGGLEIIADVLQAGFEDPKCFGCAFINIVTDGGDFDNEPFVIAREQKEHLGRFIEQLAVKMGLQQPDMAASAAVLVIERTIVRTLRTGSLAEVQTARLLLQCLQHA